GTGGTCAATCGCCCGTACCCACGGCACCTTCATGCTGGATGTCTGGGGCATCCGGGAGTTCCACAACCGCCTGATGTGGGCCGAGGACCGCGTGCACCTGACCGCAGCGGGACACCGGCTGCTGGCATCCCGAGCCGCGCATTGCCTGGGCGTGCCGTACTTCGAGCTGGGCGCCACCGACGTCAGCCCCCTCCCCTCGTCGGCCGCACCGCTCGCGACCCTCCCCTGGCTCCGCCGCTATGCGCTGCCGTGGGTCGGCCGCCGGTTGCGGGGCATCTCGGCAGGCGACGGCCTGTCGCCGAAGCTCCCGTCGCCGGTCAGGGTCAGCGCCCCGCGATAGAATCGGGGAATGTCAAACGCCTCGGATCGCCTCGTCTGGATCGACTGTGAAATGACCGGACTCGACGTCGAGGTCGATGAACTCGTCGAGGTCGCCGTGGTGATCACCGACTTCGACCTGGAACCCGTGCACCCCGGATTCGAGATCGTCATCAACCCCGACAAGTCCGCCCTCGACAACATGAGCGAGTTCGTGCGCAACATGCACACCGAGAGCGGCTTGATCGACCTCATCCCGAACGGGGTGTCGCTCGCAGAGGCGGAGTACGAGGTGCTCGAGTACATCCTGCAGCACGTGCCCACCGAACAGCAGGCGCCGCTGGCCGGCAACACGATCGGCACCGATCGGGCATTCCTGGCCAGGTACATGCCGCGCGTCGACGGCCACCTGCACTACCGCAACATCGACGTGTCCACGATCAAGGAACTCTCCCGCCGCTGGTTCCCCCGCGTGTACTTCAACGCGCCGGTGAAGAACGGCGGGCACCGTGCGCTTGCCGACATCCTGGAGTCGATCCGAGAGCTCGATTACTACCGTCGGGCGGGCTTCGTCACCGAGCCCGGACCGACCACCGAAGACGTGCAGGCAATATCTGCGTCCGTGGTGTCCAAATGGGAGTCGCGGTTGTAATAGACTCTTCTGGTTGCCAATGGCAAACATGGTGGGCGTAGCTCAGTTGGTAGAGCGCTGGCTTGTGGTGCCGGATGTCGCGGGTTCGAGTCCCGTCGTTCACCCCACTTAGTAGAAAGGCCCGACTTCGGTCGGGCCTTTCGCATGTCCGTTCCAACTCTGCAAGGCTTGAGGTATGCCCCGCACGCTCGACCGGCCTGACGTTCACGGCCAGCGCACGACGGACCGGCCTTGGATGACCGTGGTCTGGAACGACCCCGTGAATCTGATGTCCTACGTCACCTTCGTTTTCCGCAGCTACTTCGGCTTCCCTCCGCCCGAAGCCGAACGGCTGATGCTGCAGGTGCACAACGACGGGCGCGCGGTCGTCGCAAGCGGCGGACGTGAAGAGATGGAACGGCATGTCGAGGCGATGCACGGATACGGGCTATGGGCCACGCTAGAGAAGACCGCGGCATGACCCCGTGGCGTCGGGACGGCGATGACCTGGTCGCCGAGTTCGTCGACATCGAAGTGGCGGTTCTGCAGGATCTGGCCGCGCAGGTCGCCGAACTTCTCGAGAGCGACGAAGCGACCGATCCGGCGCGTGCGCGATTGCTGCCGGATGCCTACCTGAACGACCCGGATTCCGCTGCCGAGTTCCGCCGGCTCACCGAGAACGAACTCGCCGCTCGCAAGGCATCCGCGGTGCGCTTCGTGGCCGAGTCCGTCGGCCCGGCGGTGCGACTCGACACCACGCAGTCGCTTGACTGGCTGAGAGCGCTCACCGACATCCGGCTGGTGATCGCCTCACGACTGGGCATCGAGAACGACGGCGACGAGGGCGACGACTCGAGTGATGAGGCCCGCTTCCTGCGGAACGCCTTCGACTGGCTCGGATTCCTTCAGGACTCGATGCTGCAGGTCGTGGACGCTTGATGGCCCTCGAGCTGGATGCCGAGGAGTTCGAGGCTCTCGTGGTCGATGAGCTCGACTTGCTGCCCGACGACATGGTCGACGGCCTCGACAATGTCGTCTTCGTCGTCGAAGACCGCCCGGAAGATGGCAGCCTCGACCTGCTCGGACTGTACGACGGGGTCGCGGTCACCGAACGAGGCCAGTACGGTT
The Diaminobutyricimonas sp. LJ205 genome window above contains:
- a CDS encoding metallopeptidase family protein is translated as MALELDAEEFEALVVDELDLLPDDMVDGLDNVVFVVEDRPEDGSLDLLGLYDGVAVTERGQYGFGELPDRIILFREPLLDISADLDELRDQIHVTLVHEIAHYYGIDDQHLHELGWA
- the clpS gene encoding ATP-dependent Clp protease adapter ClpS — its product is MPRTLDRPDVHGQRTTDRPWMTVVWNDPVNLMSYVTFVFRSYFGFPPPEAERLMLQVHNDGRAVVASGGREEMERHVEAMHGYGLWATLEKTAA
- a CDS encoding DUF2017 family protein; translated protein: MTPWRRDGDDLVAEFVDIEVAVLQDLAAQVAELLESDEATDPARARLLPDAYLNDPDSAAEFRRLTENELAARKASAVRFVAESVGPAVRLDTTQSLDWLRALTDIRLVIASRLGIENDGDEGDDSSDEARFLRNAFDWLGFLQDSMLQVVDA
- the orn gene encoding oligoribonuclease, with product MSNASDRLVWIDCEMTGLDVEVDELVEVAVVITDFDLEPVHPGFEIVINPDKSALDNMSEFVRNMHTESGLIDLIPNGVSLAEAEYEVLEYILQHVPTEQQAPLAGNTIGTDRAFLARYMPRVDGHLHYRNIDVSTIKELSRRWFPRVYFNAPVKNGGHRALADILESIRELDYYRRAGFVTEPGPTTEDVQAISASVVSKWESRL